From a single Paenibacillus sp. FSL R5-0345 genomic region:
- the spo0A gene encoding sporulation transcription factor Spo0A, with product MQNIEVLLADDNREFTNLLSEYISEQEDMTVTGIAYNGEEVLQMLSEARKVPDVLILDIIMPHLDGLGVLERLRDMDLNPQPKIIMLTAFGQENITQRAVQLGASYYILKPFDMEVLANRVRQLVGVQGSMSSSSNMYNYSSTSRSNVVPLTKGKNLDANITSIIHEIGVPAHIKGYQYLREAITMVYNNIEILGAITKTLYPAIAEKFKTTPSRVERAIRHAIEVAWTRGNIDSISHLFGYTINISKSKPTNSEFIAMVADKLRIEHKVS from the coding sequence GTGCAGAATATTGAAGTGTTGTTGGCCGATGATAACAGGGAGTTTACGAATTTGCTTTCCGAATACATTTCTGAACAAGAAGATATGACGGTAACGGGTATCGCCTACAATGGTGAAGAAGTGCTTCAAATGCTCAGCGAAGCACGCAAAGTTCCCGATGTCCTTATTCTTGATATCATCATGCCACATTTAGACGGTCTGGGTGTCTTGGAACGTCTGCGTGATATGGATCTGAATCCTCAACCGAAGATCATCATGCTGACCGCTTTTGGTCAGGAGAACATCACTCAAAGAGCTGTACAGCTTGGTGCATCCTATTATATTTTGAAACCGTTCGATATGGAGGTCCTGGCAAATCGTGTACGTCAGCTTGTAGGGGTCCAAGGCAGCATGAGCTCATCCTCTAACATGTACAACTATTCGTCGACGTCCAGATCGAATGTAGTGCCGCTTACGAAGGGCAAGAATCTTGATGCTAACATTACCTCGATCATCCATGAAATCGGTGTTCCAGCACATATCAAGGGCTATCAGTACCTGCGCGAAGCGATCACCATGGTATATAACAATATCGAGATCCTTGGTGCGATTACAAAAACGCTCTATCCAGCCATTGCAGAGAAATTCAAGACCACCCCTTCACGCGTTGAACGCGCGATTCGCCATGCGATTGAAGTGGCTTGGACCCGTGGCAACATCGACTCCATCAGCCATTTATTCGGCTACACCATTAATATCTCCAAATCTAAGCCTACTAACTCGGAATTTATTGCCATGGTAGCCGACAAGCTGCGGATTGAGCATAAGGTTAGTTGA
- the spoIVB gene encoding SpoIVB peptidase, translating to MPGLLFAFFLSLSGITGTHQSFAAPLNSEPAKVTAQGMKPELKVIPGGQTIGVKVKSAGVLVVGHHLIEVSEKSKLSPGEISGLVPGDLMISIDGEKLDELSKVAKLVDRAGKANNSLTIVFKRAGKEHTAKLKPAYDINDKVWRLGLYIRDSAAGVGTLTFYAPKQGVYGALGHVITDMNTGTPIVVGSGHIVQSSVTSISKSQDGDPGEKRAHFLKESQVLGNVESNTDFGIFGKMNRNPEHSLYKEPIPVAMSNQVKEGPAEILTVVDGQQVERFNVEIIHVAHQQTPATKGMVIRITDPRLIDKTGGIVQGMSGSPIVQNGRLIGAVTHVFVNDPKSGYGCFIEWMLKDSGVTLQENRYPLNLKAV from the coding sequence ATGCCAGGCCTTTTATTTGCCTTCTTTCTTAGTTTATCGGGCATAACGGGAACCCACCAAAGTTTTGCCGCACCATTGAACAGTGAGCCTGCCAAGGTGACTGCGCAAGGAATGAAACCGGAACTGAAGGTGATCCCGGGAGGTCAAACGATCGGAGTGAAAGTGAAATCAGCAGGTGTTCTGGTTGTAGGACATCATCTGATTGAAGTATCCGAGAAATCTAAGCTTTCCCCAGGTGAAATCAGTGGTTTGGTACCTGGTGACTTAATGATCTCCATTGATGGAGAGAAGTTGGACGAGTTATCTAAGGTGGCCAAGCTTGTGGATCGCGCCGGAAAAGCGAATAATTCTCTGACGATTGTCTTTAAACGCGCTGGGAAAGAGCATACAGCCAAGCTCAAACCCGCGTATGATATTAATGACAAAGTCTGGAGGCTAGGCCTGTACATTCGAGATTCTGCAGCGGGTGTTGGCACATTAACTTTTTATGCCCCGAAACAAGGTGTCTATGGAGCTTTAGGACATGTGATTACGGACATGAATACAGGAACACCAATCGTTGTTGGCAGCGGTCATATCGTTCAGTCCAGTGTAACGTCGATTTCTAAAAGCCAGGATGGCGATCCTGGTGAGAAACGAGCTCATTTCTTGAAAGAAAGCCAAGTGCTTGGCAATGTTGAGAGTAATACAGATTTTGGTATCTTCGGTAAAATGAATCGTAATCCCGAGCATAGTCTTTATAAAGAACCTATTCCTGTGGCGATGAGTAATCAAGTCAAGGAAGGGCCTGCTGAGATTCTAACCGTGGTAGATGGACAGCAGGTGGAACGGTTTAATGTTGAGATCATTCATGTGGCACATCAGCAGACACCAGCTACAAAGGGTATGGTAATTCGTATTACAGATCCTCGACTGATCGATAAGACTGGTGGTATCGTTCAAGGGATGAGCGGAAGTCCAATCGTTCAAAATGGACGGCTCATCGGCGCAGTAACACATGTATTCGTAAATGATCCTAAGTCCGGATATGGCTGCTTCATCGAATGGATGCTTAAGGATTCTGGTGTAACGCTACAGGAGAATAGGTATCCATTAAATCTTAAGGCGGTTTAG
- the recN gene encoding DNA repair protein RecN: MLETLSIRNLAVVEAVDVHFYPGFHVLTGETGAGKSIIIDALGLIAGGRGSADSIRYGCEKAEMEALFSLPSGHPVWDTLERLGIEAQREEHLIIRRELTSQGKSTSRVNGQMVNLTMLREIGEQLVNIHGQHEHQNLLKAERHLGLLDTYGEPIIGPLKAVYQEKYSAFAKVEKELRELQESSQKAYQMLDLYRFQLEEISSAALKPGEDELLAEERVKLSHSEKMMDSVSGAYELLYDRQGLESIGNVISRLEDAVRYDEKGLKSVLEQLQSSYYQLEDAAFQLRDYREEIEFNPQRLEEIENRLDLITGLRRKYGDSVEQILAYYEQIHRETDLLENKDEYLEKLTTKRDALLAVLMEAAAELSEARKLCASDLATQVESELKDLQMERTSLQVKLDTLEDPRGVEYKGRRIRLTRQGIDSAEFMISPNPGEPLRPLGKIASGGELSRIMLAMKSIFARHDAIPVLIFDEVDTGVSGRAAQSIADKLYKLSSTCQVFSITHLPQVACMADHQYLIRKKVEDGRTMTEVESLSNDGRVMELARMLGGVEITEKTLHHSQEMLNLAEASKAATS; encoded by the coding sequence GTGTTAGAAACCTTGTCTATTCGCAATCTAGCCGTCGTTGAGGCGGTAGATGTGCATTTTTATCCTGGCTTCCATGTGCTTACAGGGGAGACTGGGGCAGGTAAATCCATTATTATTGATGCGCTTGGACTGATTGCCGGAGGCCGCGGTTCCGCGGATTCTATTCGTTACGGCTGTGAAAAAGCAGAGATGGAAGCGCTCTTCAGCCTTCCCAGCGGTCATCCCGTCTGGGATACTTTGGAGCGCCTTGGCATTGAGGCCCAGCGTGAGGAGCATCTTATTATACGTCGTGAGCTTACCTCTCAGGGGAAAAGCACATCACGCGTAAACGGACAAATGGTCAATCTTACGATGCTTCGTGAAATTGGCGAGCAGTTGGTGAATATTCATGGACAGCATGAACACCAAAACTTATTGAAGGCAGAACGACATTTGGGACTGCTGGATACATACGGAGAACCTATAATCGGGCCGCTTAAAGCGGTATATCAGGAAAAGTATTCCGCCTTTGCAAAAGTGGAGAAAGAGCTCCGAGAGCTGCAGGAATCCAGTCAGAAGGCATACCAAATGCTTGATTTATATCGTTTTCAGTTAGAAGAAATTTCATCTGCTGCATTAAAACCGGGAGAAGATGAATTACTTGCCGAAGAACGGGTCAAACTATCCCACAGTGAGAAAATGATGGATTCCGTATCCGGTGCATATGAGCTCCTCTATGATAGACAAGGCTTAGAATCCATCGGTAATGTCATTTCAAGGCTCGAGGATGCGGTTCGTTACGATGAAAAGGGTCTAAAATCCGTGCTTGAGCAGTTGCAGTCCTCTTATTATCAACTGGAGGATGCTGCATTTCAGCTTCGTGATTACCGCGAAGAGATTGAGTTCAACCCACAGCGACTCGAAGAAATCGAGAACCGTCTTGATTTAATCACCGGACTTCGCCGTAAATACGGAGATAGTGTAGAACAGATTCTGGCTTATTATGAACAAATCCATCGGGAAACCGATCTGCTTGAGAATAAAGATGAATATCTGGAGAAGCTGACGACCAAACGCGATGCATTATTAGCTGTGTTGATGGAAGCAGCTGCTGAATTAAGTGAAGCACGGAAGCTGTGTGCGTCTGATTTGGCCACGCAAGTGGAAAGTGAGCTTAAAGATCTTCAGATGGAAAGAACCTCGCTACAGGTTAAATTAGATACGCTGGAGGACCCACGTGGTGTTGAATATAAGGGTCGGCGTATACGTCTCACAAGACAAGGGATCGACAGTGCGGAATTTATGATTTCCCCTAACCCTGGCGAGCCGTTAAGACCTCTTGGCAAAATTGCCTCGGGTGGTGAGTTGTCGCGTATTATGTTGGCAATGAAGAGCATTTTTGCGCGTCATGATGCAATTCCAGTTCTGATTTTTGATGAGGTGGATACCGGTGTGAGTGGTCGAGCTGCTCAATCCATTGCAGATAAACTGTATAAGCTGTCCTCCACCTGTCAGGTGTTCTCCATTACGCACTTACCGCAGGTGGCTTGTATGGCTGATCATCAGTACTTAATCCGCAAAAAGGTTGAGGACGGAAGAACCATGACTGAAGTGGAATCACTCTCGAATGATGGACGTGTAATGGAGCTGGCCCGAATGCTGGGTGGGGTGGAAATTACCGAAAAAACATTGCACCATTCGCAGGAAATGCTCAATTTGGCTGAGGCCAGTAAGGCTGCAACAAGCTAA
- the ahrC gene encoding transcriptional regulator AhrC/ArgR has product MKGQRHIKIREIITQKDIETQDELVEALRESGFQVTQATVSRDIKELLLIKVPMDDGRYKYSLPTDQRYNPIQKLKRVLVDNFVQIDSSANLVVMKCLPGTANSVAALIDNIDWPQIMGTISGDDTILIICRQPEDSKTVISQIMGYTS; this is encoded by the coding sequence ATGAAGGGACAACGACATATTAAGATACGCGAGATTATTACGCAAAAGGATATCGAGACACAGGACGAGCTGGTAGAAGCTCTGCGTGAATCTGGTTTCCAGGTTACTCAAGCGACTGTATCTCGGGATATTAAAGAGCTATTGCTTATTAAGGTTCCTATGGATGATGGAAGATACAAATATTCACTTCCAACCGATCAACGGTACAATCCAATCCAGAAGCTGAAGCGAGTTCTAGTGGATAATTTTGTACAGATCGATTCATCGGCTAATCTTGTGGTGATGAAATGCTTACCGGGGACGGCTAACTCAGTGGCAGCTTTGATTGATAATATTGACTGGCCACAAATTATGGGGACCATCTCTGGTGATGATACCATTCTTATTATTTGCCGCCAGCCTGAGGACAGCAAGACCGTAATTTCACAAATTATGGGTTACACTTCTTAA
- a CDS encoding TlyA family RNA methyltransferase: MEHRKERIDVLLVEQGFYESREKAKAAIMAGLVLADEERIEKAGMKVSREATLKVKGSVHPYVSRGGLKLEKALRQFNIDLTGRTMLDIGASTGGFTDCALQNGVSHVYAIDVGYNQLDWSLRNDERVSVMERTNFRYMTPPDLVGPIPDFASIDVSFISLKIILPPLKALLKRPADIAALIKPQFEAGREKVGKSGVIRDSAVHKEVLINVLTMAAELGYQLQGLTFSPITGGEGNIEFLAHWRLSPETAEDEEVLLPSDAVSSVISVEDFPSLADEVIKQATGTFNVNSTHGNSSRR; encoded by the coding sequence ATGGAACACCGTAAAGAACGGATAGATGTATTGCTTGTTGAGCAAGGTTTTTATGAAAGCCGTGAGAAAGCTAAAGCAGCCATTATGGCAGGGCTGGTGCTAGCGGATGAGGAACGCATTGAAAAGGCTGGTATGAAGGTGTCACGGGAGGCTACCCTTAAGGTTAAGGGCTCTGTACATCCTTATGTCAGTCGTGGGGGCCTAAAGCTGGAGAAGGCTCTTCGCCAATTTAATATTGATCTTACGGGACGGACCATGTTAGACATCGGTGCTTCTACTGGAGGCTTCACGGATTGTGCACTTCAGAATGGAGTAAGCCATGTGTACGCGATAGATGTTGGTTATAATCAGCTGGATTGGTCGCTGCGTAATGATGAACGCGTTAGTGTTATGGAACGTACGAATTTCCGATATATGACGCCTCCAGATTTGGTGGGTCCGATCCCGGATTTTGCGAGTATTGATGTTTCGTTTATCTCCTTAAAAATAATTCTTCCACCGCTCAAAGCGTTGCTTAAGCGCCCGGCGGATATTGCCGCGCTGATTAAGCCGCAGTTTGAGGCGGGGCGGGAGAAGGTTGGTAAATCAGGTGTGATTCGTGACTCTGCTGTCCATAAAGAGGTATTGATTAATGTACTGACCATGGCGGCAGAGCTGGGTTACCAGCTACAGGGATTAACCTTTTCACCGATTACAGGTGGGGAAGGGAATATCGAGTTTCTTGCTCACTGGAGACTATCGCCTGAAACTGCGGAAGATGAAGAGGTATTATTACCTTCAGATGCTGTCTCATCAGTCATATCAGTGGAGGATTTCCCATCTCTTGCGGATGAAGTGATTAAGCAGGCTACGGGTACTTTTAATGTAAATTCAACTCATGGAAACTCATCGCGCCGGTGA
- the dxs gene encoding 1-deoxy-D-xylulose-5-phosphate synthase: MLLPQINDPEQLKSLSIDELNTLAEEIRRFLIEKLTATGGHLGSNLGVVELTLALHYCYNSPRDKMIYDVGHQAYVHKILTGRQDRFDTLRKYQGLCGFVKRSESEHDVWEAGHSSTSLSAAMGMAMARDLKGEDNKVIAVIGDGALTGGMAFEALNHIGHEKRKLMVILNDNEMSIAPNVGAMHNYLSKIRSDRHYLRAKDEVEGLLKKIPAIGGRLAKTAEQLKNSLKYMMVPGVLFEELGFTYLGPVDGHDLEKMIDTFHQADNVAGPVLVHVLTTKGKGYKPAETDFYKSHAISPYKIESGQSLKAVGPPMYTEVFGSTLIELGREDSRLIAVTPAMPGGSGLFPFAKEFPDRMIDVGIAEQHAATLCAALAMEGMKPVYAVYSTFMQRAYDQIVHDICRHNANVMFAIDRAGFVGADGETHQGVYDVAFMRHIPNMVMMMPKDENELRHMMKTALEYNDGPIAYRYPRINGTGVTMDAEMHTIPIGSWERLRTGEGYAVVACGPMVQVAEEAADLLKREGIQVGVVNARFLKPLDNSMLLDLAHAGTNMVVIEEASQAGSLGSAVLEFYAEHEIYDARVHLMGVPDIFVEHGSIKEQRQETGLTVEKLCARIKSMMALSAYNYKTTSSS, from the coding sequence GTGCTGCTTCCACAAATAAATGATCCTGAACAACTGAAATCTCTGTCAATTGATGAGTTAAATACTCTAGCGGAGGAAATTCGTCGATTTCTGATTGAGAAGCTTACAGCAACTGGTGGGCACCTTGGATCCAATCTTGGAGTCGTGGAGCTCACTTTGGCTTTGCATTATTGCTATAACAGTCCTCGGGACAAAATGATTTATGACGTTGGTCACCAGGCCTATGTCCATAAGATACTAACCGGTCGCCAAGACCGTTTCGACACCTTGCGTAAATATCAGGGCTTGTGCGGATTTGTTAAGCGCTCCGAAAGTGAGCATGATGTGTGGGAAGCTGGACACAGCAGCACCTCATTATCAGCAGCAATGGGGATGGCGATGGCCCGTGATCTCAAGGGTGAAGACAACAAAGTAATTGCCGTGATCGGTGACGGAGCACTTACTGGCGGAATGGCGTTTGAAGCACTTAACCATATTGGTCATGAGAAGCGTAAGCTAATGGTTATTTTGAACGACAATGAAATGTCCATAGCTCCTAACGTAGGGGCAATGCACAATTACTTAAGCAAGATTCGTTCAGATCGCCACTATTTGCGTGCTAAAGATGAGGTTGAAGGGTTGCTTAAGAAGATTCCGGCCATCGGAGGGCGTTTAGCGAAGACCGCTGAACAGTTAAAGAACAGTCTTAAATATATGATGGTACCTGGTGTATTGTTTGAAGAGCTTGGCTTTACGTATCTCGGCCCGGTGGATGGACATGATTTAGAGAAAATGATTGATACCTTCCACCAAGCAGATAATGTGGCTGGACCTGTACTTGTGCATGTATTGACGACCAAAGGCAAGGGCTACAAACCGGCTGAGACCGATTTCTATAAATCGCATGCTATTTCGCCTTACAAAATTGAATCGGGTCAGTCGCTTAAAGCTGTGGGTCCGCCAATGTACACCGAAGTATTTGGCAGTACGTTAATTGAACTGGGCCGGGAGGATTCGCGTCTGATTGCAGTTACGCCTGCGATGCCAGGAGGCTCGGGCTTATTCCCATTCGCGAAGGAATTTCCGGATCGTATGATTGATGTCGGGATTGCGGAGCAGCATGCGGCTACACTTTGTGCAGCTTTGGCTATGGAAGGGATGAAGCCGGTATATGCGGTGTATTCCACCTTCATGCAACGTGCCTATGATCAGATCGTTCATGATATTTGCCGTCATAACGCAAATGTTATGTTCGCTATTGATCGCGCTGGATTTGTAGGTGCGGATGGTGAGACTCATCAGGGTGTGTACGATGTTGCCTTTATGCGCCATATTCCGAATATGGTGATGATGATGCCTAAAGACGAAAATGAGCTGCGTCATATGATGAAGACGGCGCTTGAATATAATGACGGCCCGATCGCTTACCGATACCCTCGAATTAATGGTACAGGTGTGACGATGGATGCAGAGATGCATACCATTCCAATCGGATCGTGGGAACGTCTGCGTACTGGGGAAGGTTATGCGGTTGTTGCTTGCGGTCCTATGGTTCAAGTGGCTGAAGAAGCCGCTGATTTGTTGAAGCGTGAAGGAATTCAGGTGGGCGTCGTGAATGCGCGTTTCCTGAAGCCGCTAGATAACTCCATGCTGCTTGATTTGGCTCACGCTGGAACCAATATGGTTGTTATTGAAGAGGCTAGCCAAGCGGGAAGTCTCGGCAGTGCGGTATTAGAATTCTATGCAGAGCATGAAATTTATGATGCTCGTGTACATCTGATGGGTGTACCTGACATCTTTGTGGAGCACGGCTCCATTAAAGAACAGCGCCAGGAAACAGGTCTTACTGTAGAAAAACTATGTGCACGTATCAAGTCCATGATGGCTTTGAGTGCTTATAATTACAAAACAACTTCGTCTTCCTAA
- a CDS encoding polyprenyl synthetase family protein, translating into MTRFEHELERNSEGETLRQPLEDYIASLSDLVSHELDVILPTQWMVPENLQQAMKYSLMAGGKRLRPLLVIIACEALGGSREAALPVAAAIEMVHTYSLIHDDLPAMDNDDYRRGKLTNHKVFGEATAILAGDALLTHAFYSVVQASRKFGVPAESVLSIVEDLAEMAGPRGMVGGQIADMEGEQGLTDLAQLKYIHLHKTGDLIIFSLLAGGRIAGANEQQLKALHEFGTAVGLAFQIQDDILDLVGDEGKLGKKTGSDVKQHKVTYPYFIGLEASREEVKQLTETARNAVLNGGFHDHQRLLEIADYLMARDH; encoded by the coding sequence ATGACTCGCTTTGAGCATGAGCTTGAGAGAAACTCTGAAGGAGAAACACTGCGTCAGCCACTGGAGGATTACATCGCGTCCTTAAGCGATCTAGTCTCACATGAACTAGATGTTATTCTCCCCACACAATGGATGGTTCCAGAGAATTTGCAGCAAGCCATGAAGTACTCACTTATGGCTGGGGGCAAACGCCTCCGGCCACTGCTGGTGATTATCGCATGTGAAGCACTGGGAGGAAGTCGAGAGGCTGCCCTGCCTGTCGCTGCTGCTATAGAGATGGTACATACCTACTCGTTAATTCATGATGATTTGCCTGCCATGGATAATGATGATTATCGGCGCGGGAAGCTGACGAATCATAAAGTCTTTGGGGAAGCGACCGCTATTCTTGCGGGTGATGCCCTTCTGACCCATGCTTTCTACAGTGTGGTACAAGCCTCGCGTAAATTTGGCGTCCCTGCGGAAAGTGTACTATCCATCGTGGAGGATTTGGCGGAAATGGCAGGTCCTCGTGGTATGGTTGGCGGTCAGATTGCAGATATGGAAGGCGAGCAGGGTCTAACCGATCTTGCACAGCTAAAGTACATTCATCTGCATAAGACAGGAGATTTGATTATCTTCTCGCTACTAGCTGGCGGTCGTATTGCAGGCGCTAACGAGCAGCAGCTCAAGGCCTTACATGAATTTGGAACAGCCGTTGGACTCGCTTTTCAGATCCAAGATGACATTCTAGATCTGGTTGGGGACGAAGGCAAGCTTGGTAAAAAGACAGGCAGTGATGTCAAACAGCATAAGGTAACCTATCCTTATTTTATTGGCCTCGAAGCCTCGCGTGAAGAAGTGAAGCAGCTTACAGAAACAGCCCGTAATGCTGTACTGAACGGCGGCTTTCACGACCACCAGCGCCTGCTGGAAATTGCAGATTATTTAATGGCACGAGATCACTAA
- the xseB gene encoding exodeoxyribonuclease VII small subunit, producing MTKEAELDFEGAMDRLEEIVRELEHGDVPLEKAIDLFQQGMKLSQLCGSKLEQVERKIEMITLEDGELRKKPFGARLEGDADDSL from the coding sequence ATGACGAAGGAAGCGGAACTTGATTTTGAAGGCGCTATGGACCGGCTGGAGGAAATCGTACGTGAGCTTGAACACGGCGACGTTCCCCTGGAGAAGGCCATCGATTTATTTCAGCAAGGTATGAAGTTATCTCAGCTTTGCGGCAGCAAGCTTGAGCAGGTAGAGCGTAAGATCGAAATGATTACCCTAGAGGACGGAGAACTGCGTAAGAAGCCGTTTGGTGCACGTCTGGAAGGGGACGCCGATGACTCGCTTTGA
- the xseA gene encoding exodeoxyribonuclease VII large subunit, whose amino-acid sequence MAAERQVYSIKELNRYIRMKLDSDTLLSDVWIRGEISNFTHHGSGHMYFTLKDESSRIKAIMFASHNQRLPFIPKEGARVIARGNVTVYERDGQYQFYATHMQPDGIGSLYLAYEQLKSKLEQEGLFAEARKRPLPRFPKCIGVITSPTGAAVRDIVITLQRRFPQVAIVIYPVLVQGKGAAPSIVKAIGALNRMGEADVLIVGRGGGSLEELWAFNEEEVARAISASSIPVISAVGHETDFTIADFAADLRAATPTAAAELAVPHAGELAAQLRQQQQRLRQALQRRAQRGRERHAGLERSLALAGPRRSLMQHTQRLDQLRERLQRSADARLSRSRERKAVLHHSLQRFHPHGSVAAARQRTESIRRELMGAMQARLQDKKSRYVAEIRHLDALSPLKVMSRGYSLVYDEAEEHLIKSLTEVQLGDLVVIKMNDGQLNCQVWGMKEDGKDDDEGSGT is encoded by the coding sequence ATGGCGGCAGAGCGGCAGGTCTATTCGATAAAAGAACTCAACCGTTATATCCGCATGAAGCTAGACTCGGATACGTTACTTTCGGATGTATGGATTCGCGGAGAGATTTCCAACTTTACGCATCACGGCAGCGGTCATATGTATTTCACGCTAAAGGATGAGAGCAGCCGGATCAAGGCGATTATGTTCGCTTCCCATAACCAGCGCCTGCCGTTTATTCCGAAGGAAGGTGCCCGGGTTATCGCTAGAGGTAATGTGACCGTATATGAACGGGACGGGCAGTACCAGTTCTATGCCACACATATGCAGCCGGATGGAATTGGTAGTCTATATTTAGCTTATGAGCAGCTGAAGAGTAAGCTTGAGCAAGAGGGGCTGTTTGCAGAAGCGCGTAAACGGCCGTTGCCCCGCTTTCCGAAGTGCATCGGCGTAATTACTTCGCCAACGGGTGCAGCTGTACGGGATATCGTGATTACACTCCAGCGGCGGTTTCCGCAGGTGGCAATTGTAATCTATCCCGTACTGGTGCAAGGCAAAGGCGCCGCGCCTTCGATTGTGAAGGCGATTGGAGCGCTGAACCGCATGGGTGAGGCCGACGTACTTATCGTCGGCCGCGGCGGCGGTTCGCTTGAGGAGCTGTGGGCGTTCAACGAGGAGGAAGTCGCGCGAGCGATATCGGCATCAAGCATTCCGGTCATCTCGGCCGTTGGCCACGAGACCGACTTCACGATTGCCGATTTCGCCGCCGACCTCCGCGCGGCTACGCCCACAGCGGCCGCGGAGCTGGCCGTGCCACATGCCGGCGAGCTTGCTGCGCAGCTTCGCCAGCAGCAGCAGCGGCTGCGCCAAGCGCTGCAAAGACGCGCCCAGCGCGGACGCGAGCGTCACGCGGGGCTGGAACGCTCGCTGGCGCTGGCAGGCCCGCGCCGCTCGCTGATGCAGCACACGCAGCGGCTGGATCAGCTGCGTGAGCGGCTCCAGCGCTCAGCGGATGCACGGCTCAGCCGTTCCCGCGAGCGCAAAGCTGTGCTGCATCATAGTCTGCAGCGCTTCCATCCGCACGGCAGTGTTGCCGCTGCGCGGCAGCGCACCGAGAGCATACGCCGTGAGCTGATGGGTGCCATGCAGGCCCGCCTGCAGGATAAGAAATCTCGCTATGTAGCGGAGATTCGTCATCTGGATGCGCTGAGCCCGCTAAAAGTCATGTCGAGAGGCTACAGCTTAGTCTATGACGAGGCAGAAGAACATTTAATCAAATCGCTGACCGAAGTGCAGCTTGGCGATCTTGTAGTGATAAAGATGAACGACGGACAGCTGAACTGCCAGGTATGGGGAATGAAGGAGGATGGCAAAGACGATGACGAAGGAAGCGGAACTTGA
- the folD gene encoding bifunctional methylenetetrahydrofolate dehydrogenase/methenyltetrahydrofolate cyclohydrolase FolD produces the protein MTAAIISGKQVSEEIRIGIAQEVAELAKRGVKPGLAVILVGEDPGSQVYVRNKEKSCISLGFHSEVHKLDESTTQEELLALVAQLNGRDDIDGILVQLPLPKHIEEKAVIDAISVEKDVDGFHPVNVGNLVIGADSLLPCTPAGVIELIKRTGTGMAGKHAVVIGRSNIVGKPVSLLLQRENATVTMCHSRTANMQEISRQADILVVAIGRANFIDASYVKPGAVVIDVGMNRLDNGKLAGDVDYDSAKEVAGYITPVPGGVGPMTITMLMSNTLIAAKRRHGLE, from the coding sequence ATGACAGCAGCAATCATCAGTGGTAAACAAGTATCTGAGGAAATTCGTATTGGTATTGCCCAGGAGGTTGCTGAACTGGCGAAACGCGGCGTGAAGCCCGGTCTGGCAGTAATTCTAGTAGGTGAAGATCCAGGGTCACAGGTTTATGTTCGTAACAAGGAAAAATCCTGCATCAGCCTTGGTTTCCATTCGGAAGTGCATAAACTGGATGAGTCTACTACTCAGGAAGAATTGCTGGCTCTCGTAGCGCAGCTTAATGGACGCGATGATATTGATGGGATTCTGGTTCAGCTTCCGTTGCCTAAGCATATTGAGGAAAAAGCCGTTATTGATGCAATCTCTGTGGAGAAAGACGTTGACGGCTTCCACCCTGTAAATGTAGGTAACCTAGTGATTGGTGCAGACAGTCTGCTTCCTTGTACACCTGCTGGTGTAATTGAACTAATCAAACGTACAGGAACAGGTATGGCAGGCAAACATGCTGTGGTCATTGGCCGCAGTAATATCGTAGGCAAGCCGGTATCTTTGTTGCTGCAACGTGAGAATGCTACTGTAACGATGTGTCACTCCCGTACAGCTAATATGCAAGAAATTAGCCGCCAAGCAGATATACTGGTTGTAGCGATCGGACGCGCTAATTTCATTGATGCTTCGTATGTGAAACCGGGTGCTGTTGTCATTGATGTCGGTATGAACCGTTTGGATAACGGTAAGCTTGCGGGTGACGTTGATTATGATAGTGCAAAAGAAGTTGCCGGATACATCACACCTGTTCCGGGTGGGGTTGGTCCGATGACCATTACAATGCTGATGAGCAATACGCTGATTGCGGCTAAACGCCGTCACGGCTTGGAATAG